From the genome of Malus sylvestris chromosome 6, drMalSylv7.2, whole genome shotgun sequence, one region includes:
- the LOC126626846 gene encoding uncharacterized protein LOC126626846 isoform X2, whose protein sequence is MAVRGTSEKFSKNMGMFVRLCRSWETYPKDERSQGRLGGYAPLTYQTITKQPNSSSAWQTSLRNESQELVPGFQQSASEKSSTGILATAALVLLVRLIFSLEFEARALRILNCKLNI, encoded by the exons ATGGCGGTGCGTGGGACGTcggaaaaattttctaaaaatatggggatgttcgtgaggttgtgtagatcat gggagacttatcccaaggacgagcgcagtcaagggcgactcgggggctacgcccctttgacatacca GACCATCACGAAACAGCCAAACTCTTCGAGTGCATGGCAAACGTCTTTGCGTAACGAGAGCCAAGAACTTGTCCCTGGCTTCCAGCAGTCGGCTTCCGAGAAATCAAGTACTGGAATCTTGGCCACTGCTGCTCTTGTACTACTTGTAAGGCTCATCTTTTCCCTTGAGTTTGAGGCTAGGGCTCTAAGGATATTGAACTGCAAGCTGAATATATAG
- the LOC126626846 gene encoding uncharacterized protein LOC126626846 isoform X1, producing MAVRGTSEKFSKNMGMFVRLCRSFVSHIGETYPKDERSQGRLGGYAPLTYQTITKQPNSSSAWQTSLRNESQELVPGFQQSASEKSSTGILATAALVLLVRLIFSLEFEARALRILNCKLNI from the exons ATGGCGGTGCGTGGGACGTcggaaaaattttctaaaaatatggggatgttcgtgaggttgtgtagatcat ttgtttcgcatataggggagacttatcccaaggacgagcgcagtcaagggcgactcgggggctacgcccctttgacatacca GACCATCACGAAACAGCCAAACTCTTCGAGTGCATGGCAAACGTCTTTGCGTAACGAGAGCCAAGAACTTGTCCCTGGCTTCCAGCAGTCGGCTTCCGAGAAATCAAGTACTGGAATCTTGGCCACTGCTGCTCTTGTACTACTTGTAAGGCTCATCTTTTCCCTTGAGTTTGAGGCTAGGGCTCTAAGGATATTGAACTGCAAGCTGAATATATAG
- the LOC126626343 gene encoding major strawberry allergen Fra a 1.06-like, whose amino-acid sequence MGVFTYETEFSSAIPAPGLFKAFILDGDNLIPKIAPQAIKSTEIVEGDGGVGTIKKITFGEGSQYGYVKHKVDGIDKHNFTYSYSMIEGDALSDKIERIAYETKLTASPDGGSIIKTTSHCHTKGGVEIKEEHVKAGKEKASSLFKLLETYLVANPNAYN is encoded by the exons ATGGGTGTTTTTACATATGAAACCGAGTTCAGCTCTGCCATCCCTGCACCTGGATTGTTTAAGGCTTTTATCCTTGATGGTGATAACCTCATCCCGAAGATTGCTCCACAAGCAATCAAAAGCACTGAAATCGTTGAAGGCGATGGAGGTGTTGGAACCATCAAGAAAATTACCTTTGGTGAAG GCAGCCAATACGGGTATGTTAAGCATAAGGTGGATGGGATTGACAAACACAACTTTACATACAGTTACTCTATGATTGAAGGAGATGCCTTGTCTGACAAGATTGAGAGGATCGCTTATGAGACCAAATTGACCGCATCTCCTGATGGAGGATCCATCATCAAAACCACCAGTCACTGCCATACCAAGGGTGGTGTTGAGATCAAGGAAGAGCATGTTAAGGCTGGCAAAGAGAAGGCTTCTAGTCTCTTCAAGCTTCTTGAAACCTACCTTGTGGCCAACCCTAATGCCTACAACTAA